The following proteins are co-located in the Tripterygium wilfordii isolate XIE 37 chromosome 2, ASM1340144v1, whole genome shotgun sequence genome:
- the LOC119981626 gene encoding senescence-specific cysteine protease SAG39-like — MATFLVTLIFILGACASLSMSRTLLETSMNARHEEWMAQYGRVYKDADEKETRFNVFKENVAFIESFNNVGDKPYKLGINQFADLTNEEFKATRNRFKGHMCSNDAVSFRYQNVTAVPATMDWRTKGAVTPIKDQGQCGCCWAFSAVAAMEGITKLSTGKLISLSEQEVVDCDVKGEDEGCNGGLMDDAFKFIIQNKGLTTETNYPYKATDGTCNAKEDANHAAKITGYEDVPANSEAALMKAVANQPISVAIDAGGSDFQFYSSGIFTGSCGTELDHGVTAVGYGAVGGTKYWLVKNSWGTGWGEKGYIRMQKDVAAKEGLCGIAMMASYPTA, encoded by the exons ATGGCTACTTTTTTGGTGACCCTGATCTTCATTCTGGGAGCTTGTGCTTCCCTTTCCATGTCTCGCACTCTCCTGGAAACATCAATGAATGCGAGGCATGAAGAATGGATGGCTCAATATGGACGAGTCTATAAGGATGCTGATGAGAAGGAGACACGTTTCAACGTTTTCAAGGAAAATGTGGCTTTCATTGAATCTTTTAACAATGTAGGGGATAAGCCTTACAAGCTGGGCATCAATCAGTTTGCCGATCTTACCAATGAAGAGTTTAAGGCCACAAGAAATAGATTCAAGGGTCATATGTGTTCTAATGATGCAGTTTCTTTCAGGTATCAAAATGTTACAGCAGTACCTGCTACCATGGATTGGAGAACAAAAGGAGCAGTAACACCCATCAAGGATCAAGGCCAATGTG GATGTTGCTGGGCATTTTCTGCGGTGGCCGCGATGGAAGGGATTACTAAGCTATCAACAGGTAAATTGATCTCCCTTTCTGAGCAAGAGGTTGTGGATTGTGATGTCAAGGGGGAGGATGAAGGCTGTAATGGCGGATTAATGGATGATGCCTTCAAATTCATCATTCAGAATAAGGGTCTCACCACTGAGACTAACTACCCTTACAAGGCTACTGATGGAACTTGCAATGCCAAGGAAGATGCCAACCATGCTGCCAAGATAACTGGTTATGAAGATGTGCCTGCCAACAGTGAGGCGGCGCTAATGAAGGCTGTTGCGAACCAACCTATCTCTGTTGCCATTGATGCTGGAGGGTCTGATTTCCAATTCTactctagtggcatctttacagGATCTTGCGGCACCGAATTAGACCATGGTGTTACTGCTGTTGGTTACGGAGCAGTTGGAGGGACTAAGTATTGGCTTGTGAAGAACTCATGGGGTACCGGATGGGGCGAAAAAGGATACATAAGGATGCAGAAGGATGTTGCTGCAAAGGAAGGTCTTTGTGGCATTGCAATGATGGCCTCTTACCCCACTGCATAA
- the LOC120008483 gene encoding uncharacterized protein LOC120008483, with protein MSTSLQGGDADFEARRRCRSCSRESGSMSTSKQGVDVEVEVDVDFEARSRCRSGGRSRSRRWPRQSMSKEVLNLKVKAGNDFPCCETSLKTSQTVSNMYQIHILHYDRRIHAF; from the exons ATGTCGACTTCTTTGCAGGGAGGCGATGCCGACTTCGAAGCAAGGAGGCGATGTCGAAGTTGCAGTAGGGAGTCAGGGTCGATGTCGACTTCGAAGCAGGGAGTCGATGTCGAAGTGGAGGTCGATGTCGACTTCGAAGCAAGGAGTCGATGTCGAAGTGGAGGTCGAAGTCGCAGCAGACGTTGGCCAAGGCAGTCAATGTCCAAGGAAGTCCTTAACCTAAAGGTTAAGGCTGGAAATGATTTCCCGTGCTGTGAAACGTCGCTGAAGACGTCTCAAACAG TATCCAATATGTATCAGATACATATACTGCATTATGACAGACGTATCCATGCTTTCTAG
- the LOC120008473 gene encoding senescence-specific cysteine protease SAG39-like, whose amino-acid sequence MATFLVTLIFILGACASLSMSRTLLETSMNARHEEWMAQYGRVYKDADEKETRFNVFKENVAFIESFNNVGDKPYKLGINQFADLTNEEFKATRNRFKGHMCSNDAVSFRYENITAVPATMDWRTEGAVTPIKDQGQCGCCWAFSAVAAMEGITKLSTGKLISLSEQEVVDCDVKGEDEGCNGGLMDDAFKFIIQNKGLTTETNYPYKATDGTCNAKEDANHAAKITGYEDVPANSEAALMKAVANQPISVAIDAGGSDFQFYSSGIFTGSCGTELDHGVTAVGYGAVGGTKYWLVKNSWGTGWGEKGYIRMQKDVAAKEGLCGIAMMASYPTA is encoded by the exons ATGGCTACTTTTTTGGTGACCCTGATCTTCATTCTGGGAGCTTGTGCTTCCCTTTCCATGTCTCGCACTCTCCTGGAAACATCAATGAATGCGAGGCATGAAGAATGGATGGCTCAATATGGACGAGTCTATAAGGATGCTGATGAGAAGGAGACACGTTTCAATGTTTTCAAGGAAAATGTGGCTTTCATTGAATCTTTTAACAATGTAGGGGATAAGCCTTACAAGCTGGGCATCAATCAGTTTGCCGATCTTACCAATGAAGAGTTTAAGGCCACAAGAAATAGATTCAAGGGTCATATGTGTTCTAATGATGCAGTTTCTTTCAGGTATGAAAATATTACTGCAGTACCTGCTACCATGGATTGGAGAACAGAAGGAGCAGTAACACCCATCAAGGATCAAGGCCAATGTG GATGTTGCTGGGCATTTTCTGCGGTGGCCGCGATGGAAGGGATTACTAAGCTATCAACAGGTAAATTGATCTCTCTTTCTGAGCAAGAGGTTGTGGATTGTGATGTCAAGGGTGAGGATGAAGGCTGTAATGGCGGATTAATGGATGATGCCTTCAAATTCATCATTCAGAATAAGGGTCTCACCACTGAGACTAACTACCCTTACAAGGCTACTGATGGAACTTGCAACGCCAAGGAAGATGCCAACCATGCTGCCAAGATAACTGGTTATGAAGATGTGCCTGCCAACAGTGAGGCAGCGCTAATGAAGGCTGTTGCGAACCAACCTATCTCTGTTGCCATTGATGCTGGAGGGTCTGATTTCCAATTCTactctagtggcatctttacagGATCTTGCGGCACTGAATTAGACCATGGTGTTACTGCTGTTGGTTACGGAGCAGTTGGAGGGACTAAGTATTGGCTTGTGAAGAACTCGTGGGGCACGGGATGGGGCGAAAAAGGGTACATAAGGATGCAGAAGGATGTTGCTGCAAAGGAAGGTCTTTGTGGCATTGCAATGATGGCCTCTTACCCCACTGCATAA
- the LOC120009386 gene encoding uncharacterized protein LOC120009386 has protein sequence MYIANFPHPLAGKYYLVDAGYPNQRGYLAPYKGQRYHLEVFRNGSQASGPREAFNHAHSSLRSVIERTFGVLKNKWLILTRMPSYKFATQIKIVVACMALHNFIQMNVIEDEDFLAYGNESVVIANDDDFGTMVENRDPLQLNKDLEIITLRDIIAAELYDL, from the exons ATGTACATAGCAAATTTCCCTCACCCTCTCGCGG GGAAGTACTACTTAGTTGATGCCGGATATCCAAATCAGAGGGGATACCTTGCACCCTATAAAGGGCAGAGATACCACCTAGAGGTATTTCGcaatggctcacaagcatcggGCCCCCGAGAAGCATTCAACCATGCGCATTCTTCCCTACGAAGTGTGATTGAGCGTACATTTGGTGTATTAAAGAATAAATGGTTGATCCTAACTcggatgccatcatataaatttgcCACTCAGATAAAGATTGTTGTTGCATGCATGGCATTGCACAACTTTATTCAAATGAACGTAATTGAAGATGAAGATTTCCTCGCATATGGTAATGAATCGGTGGTCATTGCAAATGACGACGACTTTGGTACTATGGTGGAAAATAGGGATCCCTTACAGTTAAATAAAGATTTAGAGATAATCACTTTACGCGATATCATTGCAGCCGAGTTATATGATTTGTAG